Proteins encoded in a region of the Shewanella polaris genome:
- the folM gene encoding dihydromonapterin reductase, with translation MERTILITGVGKRIGYALAKYYLAQGHQVIGTYRTHYDSIEQLGKLGASLHSCDLTDPTAIDALVNHINQHHDSLDTIIHNASDWLPDNSGLSPAETMARMMQIHVSAPYQINLALAPLLINAAKTNDDSIGASNIIHMTDFVAEKGSKKHIAYAASKAALHNMTLSFASLLAPHVKVNSIAPAMILFNEDDGEAYKAKALAKAILPKEAGNAEIMSLVDYLLGSHYVTGRSYAVDGGRHLK, from the coding sequence ATGGAACGTACAATACTGATCACTGGCGTAGGTAAACGCATAGGCTATGCACTGGCTAAATATTATTTGGCCCAAGGTCATCAGGTCATTGGCACCTATCGCACCCATTATGACAGTATTGAGCAGCTCGGTAAGTTGGGGGCAAGCTTGCACTCATGTGACTTAACCGATCCGACTGCCATTGATGCATTAGTCAATCATATCAACCAACATCACGATAGCCTCGATACCATTATTCATAATGCGTCTGACTGGTTACCCGACAACAGCGGTTTAAGTCCAGCTGAGACTATGGCGAGAATGATGCAAATTCATGTTTCAGCGCCGTATCAAATCAATCTTGCTTTAGCACCATTATTGATTAATGCAGCTAAAACCAATGATGACAGTATTGGTGCCAGCAACATTATTCACATGACCGACTTTGTTGCCGAAAAGGGCAGTAAAAAGCATATCGCCTACGCTGCCAGTAAAGCTGCACTTCATAACATGACACTCTCGTTTGCTAGCTTGTTAGCACCGCATGTCAAAGTGAACTCTATTGCCCCAGCAATGATTTTATTTAATGAAGATGACGGTGAGGCATACAAAGCCAAAGCATTGGCTAAAGCCATATTGCCCAAAGAAGCTGGTAATGCCGAAATCATGTCTTTGGTCGACTACCTACTGGGCAGCCATTATGTAACGGGTCGAAGTTATGCTGTCGATGGTGGCAGACATTTAAAATAA
- the mdh gene encoding malate dehydrogenase: MKVAVLGAAGGIGQALALLLKTQLPAGSKLSLYDIAPVTPGVAVDLSHIPTDVEVKGFAGQDPTDALVGADVVLMSAGVARKPGMDRSDLFNINAGIVRNLMEKVAVTCPKALVGIITNPVNTTVAIAAEVLKNAGVYDKNRLFGITTLDVIRSETFIAELKGLKVADVKVNVIGGHSGVTILPLLSQVEGVTFTDEEVAAMTTRIQNAGTEVVEAKAGGGSATLSMGQAACRFGLSLVRGLQGEANVVECAYVDGGSEHATFFAQPVLLGKNGVEKVLPYGEISAFEANARDAMLDTLKADIKLGVEFVK, translated from the coding sequence ATGAAAGTTGCTGTATTGGGTGCTGCTGGTGGTATCGGCCAGGCTCTAGCTTTACTGTTAAAAACTCAACTGCCTGCGGGCTCAAAGTTGTCTCTTTATGACATCGCTCCTGTTACTCCTGGTGTTGCGGTTGACTTAAGTCACATCCCAACAGACGTAGAAGTAAAAGGTTTTGCTGGTCAAGATCCTACCGATGCATTGGTTGGTGCTGACGTAGTGTTAATGTCTGCTGGCGTTGCGCGTAAGCCTGGTATGGATCGCTCAGATCTATTCAACATCAACGCTGGTATCGTGCGTAACCTAATGGAAAAAGTGGCTGTAACTTGCCCTAAAGCATTAGTGGGTATTATTACTAACCCAGTTAACACGACTGTTGCGATTGCTGCTGAAGTATTAAAAAATGCTGGTGTATATGATAAAAACCGTTTGTTCGGAATCACAACACTTGACGTTATTCGTAGCGAAACCTTCATCGCTGAGCTTAAAGGCTTAAAAGTTGCTGACGTTAAAGTTAACGTCATCGGCGGACACAGCGGTGTGACTATTCTTCCACTACTTTCTCAAGTTGAAGGTGTTACTTTCACTGACGAAGAAGTGGCAGCAATGACAACTCGTATTCAAAACGCAGGTACTGAAGTTGTTGAAGCTAAAGCCGGTGGCGGTAGCGCAACATTATCAATGGGCCAAGCTGCATGTCGCTTTGGTTTATCATTGGTACGTGGTCTTCAAGGCGAAGCTAACGTAGTCGAATGTGCCTATGTTGACGGCGGCAGTGAGCACGCTACATTCTTCGCCCAACCAGTACTTCTTGGCAAAAACGGCGTAGAAAAAGTATTACCTTACGGTGAAATCAGCGCATTCGAAGCTAACGCTCGTGATGCAATGTTAGACACCCTTAAAGCTGATATTAAATTAGGCGTTGAATTTGTTAAGTAA
- a CDS encoding SDR family NAD(P)-dependent oxidoreductase — MSDSTTETIIVVGASSFIAQAFINQAISEKEHDLPLTIISVSRQSSLIPPAMTRPTLADNMTQNVTHHHVSCDYQQASISTCIAEMSSMVGTITKIIICNGILHSKTTNETTDNENTGTTHLMPEKRIEDINSDALQQLFYANSIVPMLWLSALTELLLQQPHKIDNPKCVISILSARVGSISDNRLGGWYGYRASKAALNMLIKTTAVEYARRLKRVKLIAFHPGTTDTPLSKPFQANVPAGKLFTPEFVASQLYNIMVNIEPNGEASYLDWQGKEISW, encoded by the coding sequence ATGAGCGATTCAACGACAGAAACAATTATTGTGGTTGGCGCGTCATCATTCATTGCCCAAGCTTTTATTAACCAAGCCATATCAGAAAAAGAACACGATTTACCCTTGACCATTATCTCCGTGAGTCGTCAATCTTCACTGATACCGCCTGCAATGACACGGCCTACACTTGCAGACAATATGACCCAAAATGTCACTCACCACCATGTTAGCTGTGATTATCAGCAAGCCTCTATTTCAACTTGTATTGCTGAGATGTCATCGATGGTCGGCACCATTACAAAAATCATCATATGTAACGGCATTTTGCATTCTAAAACGACTAATGAAACCACCGATAACGAAAACACAGGCACAACTCATTTGATGCCTGAAAAACGCATTGAAGACATTAATAGTGATGCCCTACAGCAACTATTTTACGCTAACAGTATTGTGCCCATGTTATGGCTAAGCGCCTTAACTGAGTTACTGCTACAGCAACCTCATAAGATCGACAACCCCAAGTGTGTAATCAGTATTTTGAGTGCCCGCGTTGGCAGCATTTCAGACAACAGACTTGGCGGCTGGTACGGCTATCGCGCCTCAAAAGCTGCGTTAAACATGCTTATTAAAACCACTGCGGTGGAATATGCCAGACGACTTAAACGAGTCAAACTCATTGCGTTTCACCCTGGCACTACTGACACACCATTATCAAAACCTTTTCAGGCTAACGTACCCGCAGGCAAGCTTTTTACCCCTGAATTTGTCGCCAGCCAGCTGTATAACATCATGGTTAATATTGAGCCCAATGGCGAAGCCAGTTACTTAGATTGGCAAGGCAAAGAGATAAGTTGGTAA
- a CDS encoding thiol-disulfide oxidoreductase DCC family protein: MELTIFYDGTCPLCLNEMKQLKRHDNLNRIGLEDINAADINQRFPDLDVVKANTVLHGLQADGSWLYGLDVTAKAWGLTGKHGWIKLLRLPLIKPVADLAYLAFARNRYRISYLLTGKKRCDNGSCNIK, from the coding sequence ATGGAACTAACTATTTTTTACGATGGCACTTGCCCGCTGTGTCTTAATGAAATGAAGCAATTAAAGCGTCATGACAATTTAAACCGCATCGGCCTTGAAGACATTAACGCCGCTGATATTAATCAGCGTTTCCCTGACTTAGATGTCGTAAAAGCTAATACGGTACTACATGGATTACAAGCTGACGGTAGTTGGTTGTATGGCTTAGATGTAACAGCCAAAGCATGGGGTTTAACGGGTAAGCATGGTTGGATAAAATTATTACGTTTGCCGCTCATCAAACCTGTTGCTGACCTCGCGTATTTAGCCTTTGCCCGTAATCGTTACCGTATATCTTATTTGCTTACAGGTAAGAAACGCTGTGATAACGGCAGCTGTAACATCAAATAA
- the folX gene encoding dihydroneopterin triphosphate 2'-epimerase, translated as MPLSQAIIKVTNLRLRTFIGFNQDERDKQQDVVINIEIHYPADRSFQTDDVADALNYKVITKKVIQHVEEGRFLLLEKLVADVLDICREHPSVTLARVTIDKPHALRFADSVSLSLEYQA; from the coding sequence ATGCCATTAAGCCAAGCAATCATTAAAGTCACTAATTTACGTTTGCGTACCTTTATTGGTTTTAACCAAGACGAACGCGACAAGCAACAAGATGTGGTGATCAACATTGAGATCCATTATCCAGCCGATCGATCGTTTCAAACCGACGACGTTGCCGACGCGCTAAACTACAAAGTGATCACCAAAAAAGTGATCCAACATGTCGAAGAAGGTCGTTTCTTGTTATTAGAAAAGCTGGTTGCTGACGTATTAGATATTTGTCGTGAACACCCCAGTGTAACCTTGGCAAGAGTGACCATCGATAAGCCCCATGCACTGCGTTTTGCCGATTCAGTGTCGTTATCTTTAGAGTACCAAGCCTAA
- the folE gene encoding GTP cyclohydrolase I FolE: MTTINDITRAELSAEALKVQQALVAHGLETPLIPNDMTSEQKYQRIKGLMTEVVSTLGLDLTDDSLAETPHRIAKMYVNEIFSGLDYANFPKITQIDNKMGVEEMVKISNISVVSTCEHHFITIDGFAKVAYIPKDNIIGLSKINRIVRFFAQRPQVQERLTQQILVALQTLLATNDVAVSINATHYCVKSRGIMDTSSSTQTTALGGCFKANPASRAEFLA; encoded by the coding sequence ATGACCACCATTAATGACATAACTCGCGCAGAGTTGTCTGCAGAAGCATTGAAAGTACAGCAAGCATTAGTCGCCCACGGACTTGAAACACCACTTATTCCAAATGATATGACCAGTGAACAAAAGTATCAGCGTATTAAAGGCTTAATGACCGAAGTGGTATCCACATTAGGGCTAGATTTAACCGATGACAGCTTAGCTGAAACCCCGCATCGTATTGCTAAAATGTACGTTAATGAGATTTTCTCGGGCCTCGATTATGCTAATTTTCCTAAAATAACCCAAATTGATAATAAAATGGGTGTTGAAGAAATGGTTAAAATTAGCAACATCAGTGTGGTCAGTACCTGTGAACATCACTTTATTACCATCGACGGCTTCGCCAAAGTGGCTTATATACCCAAAGATAATATTATTGGTTTATCTAAAATTAACCGTATCGTGCGATTTTTTGCTCAGCGTCCACAAGTGCAAGAGCGGTTAACTCAGCAGATTTTAGTGGCCCTGCAAACGTTACTGGCGACTAATGATGTAGCCGTGAGCATTAACGCGACCCATTATTGCGTAAAATCTCGTGGCATTATGGACACCTCATCAAGCACACAAACCACTGCGCTTGGCGGCTGCTTTAAGGCCAATCCCGCTAGCCGAGCCGAGTTTCTAGCATAA
- a CDS encoding GNAT family N-acetyltransferase, which translates to MTIRIGQHADLNALVQFNQAMAMETENLSLDTEQLTRGVEGLLTHPERGVYLVAEVDGEIAGSLMVTYEWSDWRASNYYWIQSVYIRPQNRRQGIYGKLYQAVKDLAADNGGTASFRLYVEHDNKIAQKTYESLGMEQSHYLMYEENTK; encoded by the coding sequence ATGACAATTAGAATAGGCCAACATGCCGACCTAAACGCCCTAGTTCAGTTTAACCAAGCAATGGCAATGGAAACTGAAAATCTATCATTAGACACCGAGCAATTGACTCGCGGTGTTGAAGGACTGCTTACCCATCCTGAACGAGGGGTATATTTAGTGGCAGAAGTTGATGGTGAAATAGCTGGCTCGTTAATGGTCACTTACGAATGGAGCGACTGGCGCGCAAGTAATTATTATTGGATCCAAAGCGTGTACATACGTCCGCAAAATCGTCGTCAGGGTATTTATGGCAAGCTTTATCAAGCGGTAAAAGACTTAGCGGCAGATAATGGCGGCACGGCAAGTTTTCGTTTGTATGTTGAACATGACAATAAAATTGCCCAAAAAACCTATGAATCTCTGGGTATGGAGCAAAGCCATTACTTAATGTATGAAGAAAACACTAAGTAA